One genomic region from Proteus vulgaris encodes:
- the tssE gene encoding type VI secretion system baseplate subunit TssE has product MTALYNLEDNPASSLFERIQGKSVGSSQRAKIQALLMSIKQNLNQVLNSRPLGCQSTPALGVPDLNDATLTGVDFKVHLSNIIADCITTYEPRISNVTVHFIENEAEPLSLQFNITAFILLENQKQLIEFNVQLDSNRRYQLTQF; this is encoded by the coding sequence ATGACAGCTCTATATAATTTGGAAGACAACCCCGCTTCCAGTTTATTTGAGCGCATACAAGGGAAGAGCGTAGGCTCTTCCCAACGCGCGAAAATCCAAGCGTTACTCATGTCAATTAAGCAAAATTTAAATCAGGTTTTAAATAGCAGACCTTTAGGTTGCCAAAGTACTCCTGCTTTAGGCGTTCCTGATTTAAACGATGCGACATTAACAGGAGTCGATTTCAAGGTTCATTTATCCAATATTATTGCGGATTGCATTACGACTTATGAGCCAAGAATAAGCAATGTCACTGTTCATTTTATAGAAAATGAAGCAGAGCCCCTGTCACTGCAATTTAATATTACGGCTTTTATCTTATTAGAAAATCAAAAGCAGCTTATTGAATTTAACGTGCAATTAGACAGCAACCGTAGATATCAATTGACGCAATTTTAA